The following are encoded together in the Candidatus Nezhaarchaeota archaeon genome:
- a CDS encoding Gfo/Idh/MocA family oxidoreductase — MTTRKLRVGIVGCGSVAGHHVDAWRKNRAEVVAVCDVVEEKARGFALNHGVGSYFKSVDDMLENTKLDVVSICTPPQTHKQIALSCVGRGVNAFVEKPLALSYHDALELVKEAEARGVKLWATMNFLFTPTMKEARRMLNSGLIGRLRRVDAIVYAPQEVILRGGEGQLSKLPGGAFGEVPPHPIYLTQSILGRLELISKEFKKLSNSA; from the coding sequence ATGACCACTAGGAAGTTAAGGGTCGGTATAGTCGGTTGCGGCTCTGTAGCTGGGCACCACGTCGATGCCTGGAGAAAGAATAGGGCCGAGGTCGTAGCTGTATGCGATGTAGTTGAAGAAAAGGCGAGGGGCTTCGCCCTTAACCATGGAGTAGGCTCCTACTTTAAATCCGTAGACGATATGCTAGAAAACACTAAGCTAGATGTTGTAAGCATCTGCACGCCTCCACAGACGCATAAGCAGATAGCTCTCAGCTGTGTAGGAAGAGGCGTCAACGCTTTTGTTGAAAAGCCCCTGGCGCTAAGCTACCACGACGCGCTAGAATTAGTTAAGGAAGCTGAAGCTAGAGGTGTAAAGCTGTGGGCCACCATGAACTTTCTCTTCACACCGACGATGAAGGAGGCCAGGAGGATGCTTAATAGTGGGCTCATTGGGCGTTTAAGGCGCGTTGACGCGATAGTCTACGCGCCGCAAGAAGTAATACTTAGGGGCGGCGAAGGGCAGCTATCAAAGCTCCCTGGAGGAGCCTTCGGCGAAGTGCCTCCCCACCCTATTTACCTCACTCAAAGCATCCTTGGGAGGCTCGAGCTCATATCTAAAGAATTTAAGAAGCTCTCTAATAGCGCATGA
- a CDS encoding glycosyltransferase — MPTMKLSISSKLWKWGEISPSMTRLCRELVEKNDCVPYVHEYRSLNSELIMRQLENYPMILQHHGSRPPIPLNMISVNPLGAIKELSKAKRERLLKRVRGAIFVLNKAEKAYLEDVLDVKAMVKIRTMAVDFNELKIPSDDEKMRLRRRSQLPEDAVIVCSYVGVFKEEVGTMKGAHLIAKIWKGLHRRVERPMAMVVTGLPTYWVKELRSLGIKAYSLLPHHKNFLEIIAASDIYFLPATSSYYYGGPGVAIMEALAMGKPAVSPSLIHFPEKDRVKHLGIATPFVDDEGGLKTFIESLSYTVENLSSFKARDIRNLAYKYYSWEGFVRDFEEALRSL, encoded by the coding sequence ATGCCGACCATGAAGCTATCGATAAGTAGTAAGCTATGGAAGTGGGGCGAAATATCGCCCTCGATGACGCGGCTATGCCGAGAGCTAGTTGAGAAGAACGACTGTGTCCCTTACGTCCATGAGTATAGATCGCTAAACTCTGAGCTAATTATGCGGCAACTCGAGAATTACCCTATGATTCTACAGCACCACGGCTCAAGGCCCCCCATACCGCTCAACATGATTAGCGTGAACCCGCTAGGAGCGATTAAGGAGCTCTCAAAAGCCAAGAGAGAGAGACTTCTAAAAAGAGTACGCGGAGCCATATTCGTCTTAAACAAGGCGGAAAAGGCTTATTTAGAGGACGTTTTAGACGTCAAGGCCATGGTCAAGATCAGAACCATGGCTGTGGACTTCAACGAGCTTAAAATACCCTCCGATGATGAAAAAATGAGGTTAAGAAGGAGGAGCCAATTGCCTGAAGACGCCGTGATAGTATGTAGCTATGTGGGGGTGTTCAAGGAGGAGGTAGGTACCATGAAGGGGGCGCACTTAATAGCTAAGATATGGAAAGGGCTACATCGCAGGGTTGAGAGGCCGATGGCTATGGTCGTCACCGGCCTCCCTACCTACTGGGTAAAGGAGCTGAGGAGCCTAGGCATTAAGGCGTACAGCCTCCTCCCCCACCATAAAAACTTCTTAGAGATTATCGCCGCCTCTGACATCTACTTCTTACCGGCAACGTCGAGTTATTACTATGGAGGGCCTGGGGTTGCGATAATGGAGGCACTGGCGATGGGTAAGCCTGCCGTAAGTCCGTCGTTAATCCACTTCCCAGAGAAGGATAGGGTCAAACACCTAGGTATAGCGACGCCGTTCGTAGACGACGAGGGGGGGCTGAAAACCTTCATTGAGAGCTTAAGCTATACCGTAGAGAACCTGAGCTCGTTTAAAGCTAGAGACATAAGAAACCTAGCCTACAAGTACTATTCTTGGGAGGGGTTCGTGAGGGATTTCGAGGAGGCTTTAAGGAGCTTATGA
- a CDS encoding polysaccharide deacetylase family protein — MIVSLTFDDGLVKHLEVARILYKMDVQASFYLITGLKEYGGKPLLAKEPRLVREVYDMGHEVASHTVTHRDLTTLTMREVEEECVGSKEFLEDVVSDEVKGISYPYGAYNGPVVDVVKRYYLYGRTMGGVNRWNEALDPYSVGSTGLRHLIKLPLKLLASDVRLTVLAFHDEGPRLISSVTRALKDLGFEVLPLYHALKKLTNV, encoded by the coding sequence ATGATCGTCTCTCTAACCTTTGATGACGGGCTAGTCAAGCACCTCGAGGTAGCAAGGATACTGTATAAAATGGATGTCCAGGCATCCTTCTATCTAATAACAGGGTTGAAGGAATACGGAGGCAAGCCCCTGCTCGCGAAGGAGCCTAGACTCGTACGGGAGGTCTACGATATGGGCCATGAGGTAGCCTCCCATACTGTTACTCATAGAGACCTGACGACGCTAACAATGAGAGAGGTGGAGGAAGAGTGCGTAGGGTCGAAGGAGTTTCTTGAAGACGTTGTTAGCGATGAGGTGAAGGGGATATCGTATCCATACGGGGCATACAACGGGCCTGTCGTAGACGTGGTTAAGAGGTACTACCTGTACGGGAGGACCATGGGGGGTGTGAATAGATGGAACGAAGCGCTAGATCCTTACAGCGTAGGCTCAACGGGGCTCAGACACTTAATTAAACTACCCCTTAAACTGCTAGCTAGCGATGTAAGGCTCACGGTCCTAGCGTTTCACGATGAGGGGCCTAGGCTCATCTCCAGCGTCACGAGGGCGCTTAAGGACCTAGGCTTCGAAGTGCTCCCCCTGTATCACGCGCTGAAGAAGCTAACCAACGTATAA